The region GCACCGCGATGTCGGCGATCGAGGTGAGCTCGGCGCGGGTGAACACCCGGCCCGTCGGGTTCTGCGGGTTGACCAGCACCAGCGCCCGGCAGCCGCGGGCGGCGACGTCCCGGGACAGCCGGTCGGCGTCGAAGCCCCAGCCGCCGTCGGCGTCGACCATGGGAATCGGCACCAGTTCGCGCCCCATGTCGGTGAGTGTCTGGAGGAACGGTGGGTACGTCGGCGTGTGCATCGCCACGGCGTCGCCCCGGGCGGTCCCGAGGTGCAGCACGACCTGCAACGACTGGATCAGCTCGGTGAACACCCGCACCACCGCCGGGTCGACCGCGAAGTCGTGGCGCCGCCGCATCCGCTCGGCGAAGGCCTCCCGGAGCGGGTGCAGGTCGGGCCGGTCGTCCCACCAGGGGTAGCCGAGTTCGGTGTCCAGCTCGCGGCGCAGCACCTCGCGCACGGGCTCGGCGGTGGGGAAGTCCATGTCCGCGATCCAGGCGGGCAGCACGCCGGGACCGGCCGCGGACCACTTGACCCCCGATCGCCGGCGCAGGGAGTCGAGGTCGAGGTCGTCGAACATGGCCGGTGCCCCCTTCGTGCCGTGTGACCGCGCCAGGCGATCGCCTGCGGGCATGCTACGCGCCGACCCGGAACTAGTCATTGACAAGTTGGTGGCCCCGGGTGCATCTTGACAGGGTCAAGTTCGCCTCTTCGGAACAGAGGTCATCCCATGGCTCCCCTGGTCGCCCTGGTCCTTGTCACGTTGTTGCTGCTGGCGGCGGGAGCCGCCGGCGTGCGCCCGCTGAGGCGCTGGCCGGTCGCGGTGCGCGGCGGACTCGCCGCGATGTTCGTGCTGACCGGCGGCGCGCACTTCATCGGCATGCGCGAGCAGCTGATCAGCATGGTCCCGCCCGGCCTGCCCGCGCCGGGACTGCTCGTCACCGTCACCGGGGTCCTCGAACTGCTGGGCGCCGCCGGGTTGCTGTGGCACCGCACCGCGCCGTGGGCGGCGGCCGGGCTGAGCGTCCTGCTCGTCGTGATGTTCCCGGCCAACGTCCACGCCGCTGTCGCGGGAATCCTGCCCGGCGCGGAGGACCAACTGCTCCCGCGCACCGCGATGCAGGTCGTCTTCCTCGCGGCCACCCTGTCCGTCGTGGTGCACCACCTGCGAGCCCGGCGTCGCCCGGTCTCCGG is a window of Saccharopolyspora erythraea NRRL 2338 DNA encoding:
- a CDS encoding DoxX family protein, with amino-acid sequence MAPLVALVLVTLLLLAAGAAGVRPLRRWPVAVRGGLAAMFVLTGGAHFIGMREQLISMVPPGLPAPGLLVTVTGVLELLGAAGLLWHRTAPWAAAGLSVLLVVMFPANVHAAVAGILPGAEDQLLPRTAMQVVFLAATLSVVVHHLRARRRPVSGRAAAA